The Citrifermentans bemidjiense Bem genome window below encodes:
- the plsX gene encoding phosphate acyltransferase PlsX, with protein sequence MRVAVDVMGGDNAPHVEVEGAVAAAREFGVPVTLVGDAEKVRAELARYDCKGLDIEVWHASEVVGMHDSASDAVRKKKDSSIRIAFELVKGGEAVAVVSAGNSGATMAAGMFVLKRMKGIDRAAIAQLFPTVSGKTLVLDVGGNVDCKPIHLVQFAVMGEVYARFVMGVDNPKVGLLSNGEEASKGNELTRETSALLREKPINYIGYVEGRDIFNGSVDVVVCDGFVGNVALKLSEGLAEAVGKMLKAEIKSSFLSQIGYLLSRKAFNNFKKTVDYAEYGGAPLLGINGVGMICHGGSNPKAIKNAIRFAHEYALKGVNGRMAEKLNESFPGDAREREGAPAPDAGTERVAS encoded by the coding sequence ATGAGAGTTGCTGTCGATGTAATGGGGGGCGACAACGCCCCTCATGTTGAAGTAGAAGGTGCAGTAGCTGCGGCCAGGGAATTCGGCGTGCCGGTCACCCTGGTCGGAGACGCCGAAAAGGTTCGGGCTGAACTGGCCCGCTACGACTGCAAGGGACTCGACATCGAGGTCTGGCATGCCTCCGAAGTGGTCGGCATGCACGACTCCGCCTCCGACGCGGTACGCAAGAAGAAGGACTCCTCCATCCGCATCGCCTTTGAGCTGGTCAAAGGGGGCGAGGCTGTAGCCGTGGTAAGCGCCGGCAACTCGGGCGCCACCATGGCTGCCGGCATGTTCGTGCTGAAAAGGATGAAGGGGATAGACCGCGCCGCGATCGCCCAGCTTTTTCCCACCGTCTCCGGCAAGACCCTAGTGCTCGACGTCGGCGGCAACGTCGACTGCAAGCCGATACACCTGGTGCAGTTCGCCGTCATGGGCGAGGTGTACGCCAGGTTCGTCATGGGGGTCGACAACCCCAAGGTCGGCCTCCTTTCCAACGGCGAGGAGGCGAGCAAGGGGAACGAGCTCACCCGCGAAACCAGCGCCCTCTTGCGCGAAAAACCGATCAACTACATCGGCTACGTCGAGGGGCGGGACATCTTCAACGGCTCGGTCGATGTGGTTGTTTGCGACGGCTTCGTCGGCAACGTCGCGCTGAAACTCTCCGAAGGACTCGCAGAGGCCGTAGGCAAGATGCTCAAGGCCGAGATCAAAAGCAGCTTCCTGTCCCAGATCGGCTACCTCCTAAGCCGCAAGGCCTTCAATAACTTCAAGAAAACCGTAGACTACGCAGAGTATGGCGGCGCGCCCCTGCTTGGGATCAACGGCGTCGGCATGATCTGCCACGGCGGTTCCAATCCCAAAGCAATCAAAAACGCTATCCGCTTTGCTCATGAATATGCGCTCAAGGGGGTTAACGGCCGCATGGCCGAGAAGCTCAACGAGAGTTTCCCCGGCGACGCACGTGAGCGTGAGGGCGCCCCGGCGCCCGACGCAGGAACAGAAAGGGTTGCTTCATGA
- the sppA gene encoding signal peptide peptidase SppA: MKKGCMFYGSLFIAGVLLLFLFCVGVVKVLLNDGDSLKGDGVGLVELKGLIVDGQETVRQLRELKKDERVKAVVLRIDSPGGVVGPSQEIYAAVKGVAKVKKVVVSMGSVAASGGYYAAAPATLIYANPGTITGSIGVLMKFSNIEGLMDKVGLKAFTIKTGKFKDVGSPVRTMSDEERGMLQGVIDSTHQQFIKAVAEGRKLPVEQVRAIADGRIFSGEQALAAKLVDRIGTLQDAVEEAGRLGGIKGEPELISPPRKKSRIFGALSERAEQQLEQFSGSDSGVSLDYKLGW; this comes from the coding sequence ATGAAAAAGGGATGCATGTTCTATGGCTCCTTGTTTATAGCAGGGGTGTTGCTTCTTTTCCTTTTCTGTGTCGGCGTCGTCAAAGTGTTATTGAACGACGGGGATAGCTTGAAGGGCGACGGGGTCGGCCTGGTCGAACTGAAGGGGCTGATCGTCGACGGGCAGGAGACGGTGCGGCAGCTGCGCGAGCTGAAAAAGGACGAGCGGGTGAAGGCGGTGGTTTTGCGCATCGACTCGCCGGGCGGTGTCGTCGGCCCCTCCCAGGAGATCTACGCTGCCGTGAAGGGGGTGGCGAAGGTGAAGAAGGTGGTGGTCTCCATGGGGAGCGTCGCCGCTTCGGGTGGATACTACGCGGCTGCGCCGGCTACCCTCATCTACGCCAACCCCGGCACCATCACCGGGAGCATTGGCGTCCTGATGAAGTTCTCCAACATCGAGGGGCTGATGGACAAGGTGGGGCTGAAGGCCTTCACCATCAAGACCGGCAAGTTCAAGGACGTAGGCTCCCCGGTCCGCACCATGAGCGACGAGGAGAGGGGGATGCTGCAGGGGGTGATCGACAGCACGCACCAGCAGTTTATAAAGGCGGTCGCCGAGGGAAGGAAGCTTCCGGTCGAACAGGTGCGCGCCATCGCCGACGGCAGGATCTTTTCCGGAGAGCAGGCGCTGGCTGCAAAGCTCGTGGACCGGATCGGCACCCTGCAGGACGCAGTCGAGGAAGCCGGGCGGCTGGGGGGTATCAAGGGTGAGCCCGAGCTGATAAGTCCTCCCAGGAAGAAGAGCAGGATTTTCGGCGCTCTGAGTGAGCGGGCCGAGCAGCAACTGGAACAGTTTTCCGGCTCAGACAGTGGCGTCAGTCTCGACTACAAGTTGGGTTGGTAA
- a CDS encoding YceD family protein encodes MKIEIEKVKKKQVDLSEVEPASHFPTLMEMEKAGECSFTAPVTAQVSAVWEYDHVRAAGKVETAVRLTCSRCLAEYQSSVSSEFTIFYTEAKGEELDEEVELSDEELISASYSGDEIDLTPEIAEQVMLEIPYKPLCKESCLGLCPQCGADLNAGECGCDRGGINLKMAALKKIKIEK; translated from the coding sequence TTGAAGATAGAGATCGAGAAGGTTAAGAAGAAGCAGGTCGACCTCTCCGAAGTTGAGCCAGCCTCCCACTTTCCCACCCTGATGGAGATGGAAAAGGCAGGCGAGTGCAGCTTCACCGCACCGGTCACAGCCCAAGTTTCGGCGGTCTGGGAATACGACCACGTAAGGGCGGCCGGCAAGGTGGAAACGGCAGTCAGGCTTACCTGCTCGCGCTGCCTTGCCGAGTACCAGTCCTCCGTCTCCTCGGAGTTCACCATCTTCTATACGGAAGCCAAAGGTGAGGAGCTCGACGAGGAAGTTGAACTCTCCGACGAGGAACTGATCTCCGCCAGCTACAGCGGCGACGAGATCGACCTGACACCCGAGATCGCGGAACAGGTCATGCTGGAGATACCCTATAAGCCTTTGTGCAAAGAGTCGTGCCTGGGGCTTTGTCCGCAGTGCGGCGCTGACCTTAACGCCGGAGAATGCGGCTGCGATCGCGGCGGGATTAATTTGAAGATGGCCGCCCTGAAGAAGATCAAGATAGAAAAGTAA
- the rpmF gene encoding 50S ribosomal protein L32 yields the protein MAVPKKKTSKSRKNMRRAHDFLTPPTVSTCPQCKAPKLPHCVCPSCGTYKGRQVLKAEEL from the coding sequence ATGGCTGTACCTAAGAAGAAGACCTCCAAGTCGCGCAAGAACATGAGGCGTGCACACGACTTCCTGACTCCTCCCACTGTCTCGACCTGCCCCCAGTGCAAAGCCCCCAAGCTCCCGCATTGCGTCTGCCCCTCCTGCGGCACCTACAAGGGACGCCAGGTGCTGAAAGCCGAAGAACTCTAG
- a CDS encoding beta-ketoacyl-ACP synthase III: protein MIRPKITGTGSAVPQKVLTNFDIEKMVDTSDEWIVSRTGIRERRIASEGEFTSTFAALAAQRALEAAGVAPEELDLIVVGTLTPDFPFPATACIVQQIIKAPNAFCFDLSAACSGFIYALATAEKYILSGKVKKALVIGAEVLSRIVDWTDRNTCLLFGDGSGAVVLEAVEGESGILSTHMHSDGNYWEILYQKGAGSRNPATQKNLDDRLVYLTMQGNEVFKLAVRAMGEVAQEALAANGLTPDDVSLFIPHQANQRIVDSIGKRLGITGERVFVNLDRYGNTSAASIPIALDEAVRAGRLKEGDILLIDAFGGGLTWGASLIRW from the coding sequence ATGATTCGTCCGAAGATCACCGGTACCGGCTCCGCCGTGCCGCAGAAAGTACTGACCAATTTCGACATTGAAAAAATGGTGGACACCAGCGACGAATGGATCGTCTCCCGTACCGGGATCCGGGAGAGGCGCATCGCCTCGGAAGGGGAGTTCACCTCGACCTTCGCGGCGCTGGCGGCACAAAGGGCGCTGGAGGCAGCGGGGGTGGCGCCGGAAGAACTCGACCTCATAGTGGTCGGCACCCTGACCCCCGACTTCCCCTTCCCCGCTACCGCCTGCATCGTGCAACAGATCATCAAGGCCCCCAACGCATTCTGCTTCGACCTCTCCGCCGCCTGCTCCGGTTTCATCTACGCCTTAGCCACCGCCGAGAAATACATCCTTTCCGGCAAGGTCAAAAAGGCGCTGGTCATCGGCGCCGAGGTCCTTTCCCGCATCGTGGACTGGACCGACCGCAACACCTGCCTTCTTTTCGGGGACGGTTCCGGCGCGGTGGTCCTGGAGGCGGTCGAAGGTGAGAGCGGCATCCTCTCCACCCACATGCACAGCGACGGCAACTACTGGGAGATCCTGTACCAGAAGGGGGCCGGTAGCCGCAACCCGGCGACCCAGAAGAACCTGGACGACCGCCTGGTCTACCTGACCATGCAGGGGAACGAGGTGTTCAAGCTGGCGGTGCGCGCCATGGGCGAGGTCGCCCAGGAGGCGCTTGCGGCAAACGGGCTCACCCCCGATGACGTCTCCCTTTTCATCCCGCACCAGGCCAACCAGAGGATCGTCGATTCCATCGGCAAGAGGCTCGGCATCACCGGCGAGCGCGTCTTCGTCAACCTGGACCGCTACGGCAACACCTCGGCTGCGTCGATCCCGATCGCGTTGGACGAGGCGGTGCGCGCCGGCCGGCTCAAGGAAGGGGACATCCTGCTTATCGACGCCTTCGGCGGCGGCCTCACCTGGGGCGCCTCCCTGATCCGCTGGTAG